A stretch of DNA from Rhodoluna sp. KAS3:
TTGGCTGTTGATGCCAGCGGAGCGATTATCGACGGTGACCAGATCATGGCGATTTTGGCGCTATCTCTGAAGGAGCGCGGCCAATTGGCCCGCAACACTTTGGTGGCCACCGTGATGAGTAACCTCGGCTTGAGAATTGCAATGCAAGAGAACAACATCGAGATGATTGAAACCGGAGTTGGTGACCGCTACGTTCTAGAAGCGATGCGCGACGGTGGTTACACCCTTGGTGGTGAGCAATCAGGGCATGTGATTTTTGCCCAGTATGCAACCACCGGTGACGGAATCCTGACCGGCCTAAAAATTGGCGCCGAGATGGCCCGCACTAAGAAATCTTTGGCGGAACTTGCTTCGGTCATGAATATCTATCCGCAGGTGCTGATCAATGTGCCTGGAGTAGATAAAACTCGAGTCGAGACCGATGCTGAACTGCAGAAGGTAGTTGCCGAAGCCGAGGCCGATTTGCACGGTACCGGACGAGTTCTCTTGCGCGCCTCGGGCACCGAGCCATTGGTTCGCGTGATGGTCGAGGCTGCCGAAGCTGGCACCGCACAATCTTGGGCTGAACGTATTGCCCGCGTAGTCGAAAAGCAGCTGGCTCTCTAAGACCTAGAAACGATGATGGGTGGCTCACTTACTGTGAGCCACCCATCATCTGTTTAGATGCTTATGCGTCTCTGAATTCAGACTTGGCAAATTCTGCGTCGTCTTCTGCCGACTTTAGTCGGGCAATTGAGAAGATTACGAGGCCGAAGAGACACTTGGCTAGCACGTCTGCAATAGTGTAGCCAACCTCGCGGGCAACAAACTCATTGGCATCGAATCCAGTTGAGTTCATCGCAAGTATGAAGGTGATTGGGTAAACGCCCCAGGTTGCAATTAGCAAGAGTCGAACTAGCTTGACCTTCTTTTGAACAGCTGGAGATTGGCGTACCAAGCTCTTTCCCAACTCAATGAACAGTACGTACAGGATGTACAAGAACGGAATCGTTGATAGGAGGCCCCACACTGACGGTGCGATTCCCCAAATGTCGAGCTTTGCATCGCCAGGGTATCCCAATACGATCATTGCCGTTGCCGCTGGAACCAAACGGTTGAGAATGGAGCTTTGAGCGGCCTTGGCCAAAGCCAAAACAGCGACCAATTCAACCAGTAGCAGGGGCACGGTGAGTAGCCAGTCGACATATCTGTAGCCCACGTTGTAGGCATCTGGGTTGTTCTCGGCACCAGCGAATGCATGGTTGAAATTGTCAAACATTCTGAAGTAGTGGTACGCGGCAATCGCCGTTACTGTTGCAGACACCATTACCGCCATGCGGTATCTCGGAAGTACGCGTTCGCGAGCGAAGAATAGGAAAATTGAGGTGAACAGCATCGCTGCTAGCCCCAAAGAGAGCATGTTGTAAACCAAGTTAAATTGGCCGTTGTCTAAGGTCTCAGACAATGTATACATTTGTAGCCTTTCAATAGATGTACTTTTAGAAGTCATCGTTTGCATCGTCGGTGCCAAGGTTTTGAAGCACCTGGCGACACCCATACGATTGGCTCCTCAGAGGTAACCGAGCAGGAGTCTGAGAAAGTCCTGAGCGTTATAACGACTTGGTCACGTATTTGGTTGCACTCTATGTGCGACTACCAAGAAGTTTTTGGATATCACCAAAGACCTCCAAGCCGGCACAGGTTCCGCGCCCCTCATACAAAACTGATCCGTCAGCGCCTATGTGCTTGAGCTCGATCACTGCATCTAGAGTTTCTTCAACCCGCTGGTACATGGCCGACCTAAGCGGTGCGTGAAGCAGCCCGCCCCTGACCCGCGCAGCCCTAATTTCAAGGGTTCCATCTGGTCCGGTGAGCGACCAGGTGACGTGTGAGTCATCGATGTTCAAAAGGGATTCTTTGGAGCCGTTGTAGGTGGCCCAACGATGCAGTTTGCCCGAATGTTTGAAGCCGATGATGAAACCGCGGAACGAGCTGGCCAACCAAGGGATTAGGGCCACTGATGCCACCAGTGAGGCATCGGCCGCACCCTCAAAATGATTTGAGGCCATCCACACGTAACCGGCGGGGAAGGATTTTCCCCAGTCTTTTTCGATGTAACCTCGGCCACCCGATAGATCTACTTGCTTGCCCTCAATCTCAAGTACGCCACCAAGGCTGTGGCCAAAACTAACCACACCGTGAAAACACTCCATGAGTGGAACCATGCCGTACCAACCCATGATTCCTGGTTCGCGCAGGGTCACCGGCCACGGATCTAGGGGAGTCGTGTACCTGACCTGCCCGCGCAATTGTGGTAGGTCAAGAACTGCACCTGAGACATTGAAGGTGTTGTTGCCAATCTTGACTTCAAATTTATCCGTGGCTGCGTAAAAGGCATCGGTGTTGAATTTATGAAACCAAGACCGGCCGGTAAGGCCATCGAGTACCTGAATAAACGCCTGGTTTTCATCAGGGCTAGAGCCGCGCTGGCCGCGAAAGATGCCGGGTATTACCGCCCACCTTTGGGACTGGTCGGCGCTGATAATTTTGATGTACCAGCCCTCAAAAAACAGGTTGTTTTTGCCGGTTCCGTGAAAAGCCTCAGGGTGCATTACCCCCTGTATGAAAGCACCGATACTCTGCATGCCTTCACACTACGCCCAAAACCGGGGGGTTTAGAGCTTGCGCAGCAGAACGCGCTCAACCTGGTGGTTGGAGCCCTTTTGCAGAACGAGAGTTGCGCGCGAACGGGTTGGCAAGATGTTCTCAACCAGGTTTGGCAAGTTGATTGTCGACCAGATTTCGTTGGCACGGGCAAGCGCCTTTTCAACATCCATCTCGGCATAGCGGTGAAAATATGAGGCTGGGTTGGTAAAGGCCGATTCACGCAATTTGTAGAAGCGGTTCAAGAACCATTCGGTGATGTTTTCGGTGGCTGCATCCAAGTAAATTTTGAAGTCAAAAAAGTCACTCAGAGCCACATCTTGGCCGGTGCCCGGTGACTGAAGAACGTTCAAACCCTCGATGATCAGTACATCTGGTCGAGTTACAGTAGCGGTCTCACCCGGCACAATGTTGTAACTCAGGTGTGAGTAAACCGGCGCTGTGGTTTCGGCCGCACCGCTCTTGATGTCGGCTACAAACTTGAGCAGGGCAAGGCGGTCATAGGACTCCGGAAACCCCTTGCGGTGCATGATCCCGCGCTTCTCCAGCTCTTCGTTCGGGTACAGAAATCCATCGGTGGTGATGAGCTCAACCTGCGGGGTGCCGTCCCAGCGGCTCAGCAACTCTTTGAGCAAACGTGAAACGGTTGACTTGCCAACTGCCACAGAACCGGCAACGCCGATGATGAAAGGCACACGACCCGATTGGCTGCCCAGAAAGTTTGAGGTGGCTTGGTGAAGCTTTTGGTGCTCAGCCACGTAGAGGTTTAGCAATCTGCTGAGCGGAAGGTAGACGTCCTTGACTTCTTTGATATCCAAGAAGTCACCAAGGCCCCGGATTTGCTGAATTTCGGCCTCAGTTAGGGGGAGGTCGGTGGTATTTCCGAGTTCTGCCCAGTCGGCTCGAGAAATCTCATTGAAAGGGCTCAGCGCATCGCTCACAAAGAGCCATTCTGCCGTAAATTAGAAGCCATGTGTGGAATCGTCGGTTACGTAGGCCCAAAATCAACTCTGGATGTGCTTCTAGGTGGCCTTCGTCGACTTGAATACCGCGGTTACGACTCAGCTGGAGTATCGGTGGTCACCAACGGTGGCAGCCTTGAAACCCGTAAAAAAGCTGGCAAGTTGGACAACCTGGTTTCAGAAATCACCAACCACCCGGTTGCTGACTCTCACATTGGTATTGGCCACACTCGCTGGGCAACGCACGGTGCGCCAACTGACGGCAACGCACACCCACACCTTGGTGGCACAACCAGCAAACTGGCCCTG
This window harbors:
- a CDS encoding bacteriorhodopsin-like is translated as MSETLDNGQFNLVYNMLSLGLAAMLFTSIFLFFARERVLPRYRMAVMVSATVTAIAAYHYFRMFDNFNHAFAGAENNPDAYNVGYRYVDWLLTVPLLLVELVAVLALAKAAQSSILNRLVPAATAMIVLGYPGDAKLDIWGIAPSVWGLLSTIPFLYILYVLFIELGKSLVRQSPAVQKKVKLVRLLLIATWGVYPITFILAMNSTGFDANEFVAREVGYTIADVLAKCLFGLVIFSIARLKSAEDDAEFAKSEFRDA
- a CDS encoding tocopherol cyclase family protein codes for the protein MQSIGAFIQGVMHPEAFHGTGKNNLFFEGWYIKIISADQSQRWAVIPGIFRGQRGSSPDENQAFIQVLDGLTGRSWFHKFNTDAFYAATDKFEVKIGNNTFNVSGAVLDLPQLRGQVRYTTPLDPWPVTLREPGIMGWYGMVPLMECFHGVVSFGHSLGGVLEIEGKQVDLSGGRGYIEKDWGKSFPAGYVWMASNHFEGAADASLVASVALIPWLASSFRGFIIGFKHSGKLHRWATYNGSKESLLNIDDSHVTWSLTGPDGTLEIRAARVRGGLLHAPLRSAMYQRVEETLDAVIELKHIGADGSVLYEGRGTCAGLEVFGDIQKLLGSRT
- the coaA gene encoding type I pantothenate kinase — encoded protein: MSDALSPFNEISRADWAELGNTTDLPLTEAEIQQIRGLGDFLDIKEVKDVYLPLSRLLNLYVAEHQKLHQATSNFLGSQSGRVPFIIGVAGSVAVGKSTVSRLLKELLSRWDGTPQVELITTDGFLYPNEELEKRGIMHRKGFPESYDRLALLKFVADIKSGAAETTAPVYSHLSYNIVPGETATVTRPDVLIIEGLNVLQSPGTGQDVALSDFFDFKIYLDAATENITEWFLNRFYKLRESAFTNPASYFHRYAEMDVEKALARANEIWSTINLPNLVENILPTRSRATLVLQKGSNHQVERVLLRKL